A genomic window from Desulfovibrio legallii includes:
- the tpx gene encoding thiol peroxidase gives MDTVTFKGGTMHLSGNQPVAGQKAPDFTLTATDMSAKSLKDYAGKVLVLVTVPSLDTPVCDMEVRRFNKEAAALSDKVRIVAVSRDLPFAQARWCGAAGVTAVQTLSDYRDASFGKTYGVLLNELHLLARSIFVVGPDGTVAYSQIVPEVTHEPDYAAALEAVKKLA, from the coding sequence ATGGATACAGTTACGTTTAAGGGTGGCACCATGCATCTGAGTGGCAACCAGCCCGTTGCAGGTCAGAAAGCGCCGGACTTCACCCTCACCGCCACGGATATGAGCGCCAAAAGCCTTAAAGATTATGCCGGCAAGGTGCTGGTGCTGGTAACCGTGCCTTCGCTGGATACGCCGGTGTGCGATATGGAAGTACGCCGCTTCAACAAGGAAGCCGCCGCCCTTTCCGACAAAGTGCGCATTGTGGCCGTAAGCCGCGACCTACCCTTTGCCCAGGCCCGCTGGTGCGGGGCCGCCGGGGTGACGGCGGTGCAGACCCTTTCTGATTACAGAGACGCGAGCTTCGGCAAGACCTACGGCGTGCTCCTCAATGAGCTGCACCTGCTGGCGCGCTCCATCTTTGTGGTGGGCCCGGACGGAACCGTGGCCTACAGCCAGATCGTGCCCGAAGTGACCCACGAACCCGACTACGCTGCCGCGCTGGAAGCGGTAAAAAAGCTGGCCTGA
- the hslU gene encoding ATP-dependent protease ATPase subunit HslU, which translates to MSTLTPRQIVAELDKFVIGQEQAKRMVAVAVRNRWRRQHLDPELRDEVSPKNIIMMGPTGVGKTEIARRLAKLSGAPFVKVEATKFTEVGYVGRDVESMVRDLMEIGINLVREEENARVRKAAEAAAESRLMDLLLPSSFGMTERADTREKLLQQFHLGFLDQREVELEVTEQGGMGVDVFAIPGMEQVGGQMRDMFSKAFPPKCSRRKMKVRDAFNVLVQEESGKLVDQDALVDRARERVEQTGIIFIDEIDKIASSSQNRTSDISREGVQRDLLPIVEGSAVNTKYGMVRTDHILFIAAGAFHFSKPSDMIPELQGRFPLRVELQPLGKDEFLRILKEPDNALTKQYAALLQTEQIRLSFTDDGLEEIAAFAEDTNARTENIGARRLYTIMEKILADLSFDAPEMPGAQVVVNKAYVAEKLQDVRSDQDLSQYIL; encoded by the coding sequence ATGAGCACGTTGACTCCCCGGCAGATTGTGGCCGAACTGGACAAATTCGTCATTGGACAGGAACAGGCCAAACGCATGGTGGCCGTGGCTGTGCGCAACCGTTGGCGGCGGCAGCACCTGGATCCGGAGCTGCGGGACGAGGTTTCGCCCAAAAACATCATCATGATGGGCCCCACGGGCGTGGGCAAGACGGAAATAGCCCGGCGGCTGGCCAAACTTTCCGGCGCGCCCTTTGTCAAGGTGGAGGCCACCAAGTTCACGGAAGTGGGCTATGTGGGCCGGGATGTGGAATCCATGGTGCGCGACCTTATGGAAATAGGCATCAACCTGGTGCGCGAGGAAGAAAACGCCCGCGTGCGCAAGGCTGCCGAAGCCGCGGCCGAGTCTCGCCTTATGGATCTGCTGTTGCCCAGCTCCTTCGGGATGACCGAGCGCGCGGACACGCGGGAGAAGCTCCTGCAGCAGTTCCACCTGGGCTTTCTGGACCAGCGCGAAGTGGAATTGGAAGTGACCGAACAGGGCGGCATGGGCGTGGACGTTTTTGCCATCCCCGGCATGGAGCAGGTGGGCGGCCAGATGCGCGACATGTTCAGCAAGGCTTTTCCGCCCAAGTGCAGCCGCCGCAAAATGAAGGTGCGCGACGCCTTCAACGTGCTGGTGCAGGAAGAATCCGGCAAGCTGGTGGATCAGGACGCCCTGGTGGACCGCGCCCGTGAGCGTGTGGAGCAGACCGGCATTATTTTTATCGACGAAATCGACAAGATCGCCAGCTCTTCACAGAACCGCACCTCGGACATCTCCCGCGAAGGCGTGCAGCGCGATCTGCTGCCCATTGTGGAAGGCAGCGCCGTCAATACCAAGTACGGCATGGTGCGCACGGACCACATCCTTTTTATTGCCGCCGGGGCTTTCCACTTCAGCAAGCCTTCGGACATGATTCCGGAGCTGCAGGGGCGTTTCCCCCTGCGCGTGGAGTTGCAGCCCTTGGGCAAGGACGAATTTTTGCGCATTCTCAAAGAGCCGGACAACGCCCTGACCAAGCAGTACGCGGCCCTGCTCCAGACCGAACAGATTCGCCTGAGCTTCACGGACGACGGCCTGGAAGAAATCGCGGCCTTTGCCGAAGACACCAACGCCCGCACGGAAAACATCGGCGCGCGGCGGCTGTATACCATTATGGAAAAGATTCTGGCTGACCTCTCCTTTGACGCGCCGGAAATGCCCGGCGCGCAGGTGGTGGTCAACAAGGCCTATGTGGCGGAAAAACTGCAGGATGTGCGCAGCGATCAGGATTTGAGCCAGTATATTCTGTAA
- a CDS encoding 50S ribosomal protein L11 methyltransferase gives MKQIFRLELTVPEVDFHRATGFLTLRVPFGWEEQSRPTGETVFRVHCENPDFIQSLRQDSLAWLPGAVCTVENLEAQDWLAAWRQFFTPVVCGRFVVLPPWLADDPAFADKTPIIIEPKSAFGTGHHATTALCLEVLSGLLDAGRVHAGQRFLDLGTGSGVLGIACCKSGLHGLGLDIDPLAVENAEENRRRNAVPQLELGLGGVEAAVGTGYDVILANILARPLTEMAPDLVRCLAPGGCLVLSGLLDIQAEGVIAAYAAQGLPVPRQAAQESWRALVWE, from the coding sequence ATGAAACAGATTTTTCGCTTGGAGCTGACCGTTCCCGAGGTGGATTTCCACCGCGCCACGGGTTTTCTGACCCTGCGCGTTCCCTTTGGCTGGGAGGAACAGAGCCGGCCCACGGGGGAAACGGTTTTTCGCGTGCACTGCGAAAATCCGGATTTTATTCAGAGTCTGCGCCAGGACAGCCTGGCCTGGCTGCCCGGGGCCGTCTGCACGGTGGAAAACCTGGAGGCGCAGGATTGGCTGGCCGCCTGGCGGCAGTTTTTTACCCCTGTCGTCTGCGGGCGCTTTGTGGTGCTGCCGCCCTGGTTGGCGGACGACCCCGCTTTTGCGGATAAAACCCCCATTATTATTGAGCCCAAAAGCGCCTTCGGCACCGGCCACCACGCCACTACGGCTCTTTGCCTGGAGGTGCTTTCCGGCCTTCTGGACGCGGGGCGCGTGCATGCCGGGCAGCGCTTTCTGGACTTAGGCACGGGCTCCGGGGTGCTGGGCATAGCCTGCTGCAAAAGCGGCCTGCACGGCCTGGGCCTGGATATCGACCCCCTGGCCGTGGAAAACGCGGAAGAAAATCGCCGCCGCAATGCCGTGCCCCAGCTGGAGCTGGGCCTGGGCGGCGTGGAGGCCGCCGTTGGAACGGGCTATGATGTGATCCTGGCCAACATCCTGGCCCGCCCGCTGACGGAAATGGCCCCGGATCTTGTGCGTTGCCTGGCCCCCGGCGGCTGCCTGGTGCTTTCGGGTCTGCTGGACATTCAGGCCGAAGGCGTCATCGCGGCCTATGCGGCGCAAGGGCTGCCCGTGCCTCGGCAGGCGGCGCAGGAAAGCTGGCGCGCCCTGGTCTGGGAATAG
- a CDS encoding HlyD family secretion protein, producing MSEPVYLSMPKAVRSKAPLWLRLLPLWILVLLALGAAWLWAEAGRLESVRAVLDGMVLTVAPQYTARVVDVPVTEGQEVRRGQVLARLDAADYNRRLAEAAREADGLRRMAGPPGREETAARLKDAEAAERDMVRRLAQARNEEDARQRQRQERVAAHVRAQLHLRGLDSQGGPRAAGQSAYAAAQRAEAEARAAMERAVTAFEEASRARAALDQELGRVRNELLRYKEAASRGRYGQRPGGGSVVPMPVPVADTALYAPQDARVLRVLTVPGRTATKDEPVALLLPRGEQAAGGFWVQAYFAAEDARRIKPGQPCAVRLEQSGAELTGSVEAVLAAAAPAATGQAPARSAEGAFGAPARDRSVTDAPQALIPVRIRLQAAEAADLTPGQSARCSVQTRSLW from the coding sequence ATGAGCGAACCCGTCTATCTGTCCATGCCCAAAGCCGTCAGGAGCAAAGCTCCGCTCTGGCTGCGGCTGTTGCCGCTGTGGATTCTGGTGCTGCTGGCCCTGGGCGCTGCCTGGCTGTGGGCGGAAGCCGGGCGGCTGGAGAGCGTCCGTGCGGTGCTGGACGGCATGGTGCTTACCGTGGCCCCGCAGTATACGGCCCGCGTCGTGGACGTGCCCGTGACGGAGGGGCAGGAGGTGCGCCGGGGGCAGGTGCTGGCCCGGCTGGACGCCGCCGACTATAACCGCCGCCTGGCCGAGGCCGCGCGCGAGGCCGACGGCCTGCGGCGCATGGCGGGGCCCCCCGGCAGAGAAGAGACCGCCGCGCGCCTTAAGGACGCGGAAGCGGCGGAGCGGGATATGGTGCGCCGTCTGGCCCAGGCCCGAAACGAGGAAGACGCCCGGCAGCGGCAGCGGCAGGAGCGCGTGGCCGCCCATGTGCGCGCCCAGCTCCACCTGCGCGGGCTGGACAGCCAGGGCGGGCCGCGTGCGGCGGGGCAGAGTGCCTACGCTGCGGCTCAGCGGGCCGAGGCCGAAGCCCGCGCGGCCATGGAACGGGCCGTAACCGCCTTTGAGGAGGCCAGCCGCGCCAGGGCGGCCCTGGATCAGGAACTGGGGCGGGTGCGCAATGAACTGCTGCGCTATAAGGAGGCGGCCTCGCGCGGGCGCTATGGGCAGCGCCCTGGCGGCGGCAGCGTCGTGCCCATGCCCGTGCCCGTGGCGGATACGGCCCTCTATGCGCCGCAGGACGCCAGGGTTCTGCGGGTGCTCACGGTCCCTGGGCGGACGGCGACGAAGGACGAACCCGTGGCGCTGCTGCTGCCGCGTGGGGAACAGGCGGCCGGCGGTTTTTGGGTCCAGGCCTATTTTGCCGCCGAGGACGCCCGCCGGATCAAGCCCGGCCAACCTTGCGCCGTGCGCCTGGAGCAGAGCGGCGCGGAGCTTACGGGCAGCGTGGAGGCCGTACTGGCGGCGGCTGCGCCTGCGGCGACGGGGCAAGCCCCGGCCCGCAGCGCGGAGGGGGCCTTTGGCGCGCCTGCCCGCGACAGGAGCGTGACCGATGCGCCGCAGGCCCTGATCCCCGTGCGCATCCGGCTGCAGGCGGCGGAGGCCGCCGACCTCACGCCGGGCCAGAGCGCGCGGTGCAGCGTGCAGACCCGCAGCCTGTGGTAA
- a CDS encoding YcaO-like family protein, with amino-acid sequence MNTLPRIVLHSCPKAYTRDLDKAMSPAQTIARVRQRLTTSRLDVLSRTRRVDVGRLGIPVFLSECGADARRIMPTRKQMGKGSSAEQAEASALMELMERFSFFHFWQQRPQLRAASWSEAEKLFGADLLPVEEMLRSVEETGLTPEAARRVLDCCVWQFFPATCLTADKTVWLPLDWFKLLGEFNGTSAGNTPEESLLQGLCELVERHVCCRIDRERPTLPTITPQSCRADPVLGELLADFERQGVRLLLKDFSLGMPVPTVAALAWDPTTFPRSSEIVFTAGTAASPAKAAVRAVTEVAQLAGDFCTNACYEASGLPKFTELAQTDWLQEGPAAALESLPSVAHDDILEELRAALAGLAPINVYAVETTHPQLGIPTHYSIAPGLAFRERDRNQSLGLFVGRKLVEEADEATARQGLDVLAASYPGAHFLPFFEGQLALRAQDWNTAASLFAAACPLQPDPDARALATFYGGYTQTLAGRWKEAIPILAAAAELCPEMKEYANLLGVARFKTGDYDGAAAAFAAVLRMDKGSAVDLANLGLCEKFLGKTADAREHLWAALELDPGLDFARRHLAELEEKQS; translated from the coding sequence ATGAACACCCTGCCCCGCATTGTCCTGCATTCCTGCCCCAAGGCCTACACCCGCGACCTGGACAAAGCCATGAGCCCGGCCCAGACCATCGCCAGGGTGCGGCAGCGGCTGACGACCTCCCGCCTGGACGTGCTCAGCCGCACGCGCCGCGTGGACGTAGGCCGCCTGGGCATCCCTGTTTTTCTCAGCGAGTGCGGCGCGGACGCCCGGCGCATCATGCCCACGCGCAAGCAGATGGGCAAAGGCTCCTCAGCGGAGCAGGCCGAGGCCTCGGCCCTCATGGAGCTCATGGAGCGTTTCTCCTTCTTCCACTTCTGGCAGCAGCGCCCGCAGTTGCGAGCCGCCTCCTGGAGCGAAGCGGAAAAGCTGTTCGGCGCGGACCTTCTGCCCGTGGAGGAAATGCTGCGCTCCGTGGAGGAAACGGGTCTCACGCCGGAGGCGGCCCGCCGCGTGCTGGATTGCTGCGTCTGGCAGTTTTTTCCGGCCACCTGCCTTACTGCCGACAAAACCGTCTGGCTGCCGCTGGACTGGTTTAAGCTGCTGGGGGAATTCAACGGCACTTCGGCGGGCAACACGCCGGAAGAATCCCTGCTGCAAGGGCTCTGCGAACTGGTGGAACGGCACGTCTGCTGCCGCATAGACCGCGAGCGCCCCACCCTGCCCACCATCACGCCCCAATCCTGCCGCGCGGACCCGGTCCTGGGCGAATTGCTGGCGGATTTTGAGCGGCAGGGGGTGCGTCTGCTGCTGAAGGATTTCTCCCTGGGCATGCCCGTGCCCACGGTGGCCGCCCTGGCCTGGGATCCGACCACCTTTCCCCGCAGCTCCGAAATCGTTTTTACGGCCGGCACGGCGGCCTCGCCGGCCAAGGCGGCCGTGCGCGCCGTGACCGAAGTGGCGCAACTGGCGGGCGATTTTTGCACCAACGCCTGCTATGAGGCCTCAGGCCTGCCCAAGTTTACCGAGCTTGCGCAGACGGACTGGCTGCAGGAAGGCCCCGCCGCGGCGCTTGAAAGCCTGCCCAGCGTGGCGCACGACGACATCCTGGAGGAGCTGCGGGCGGCCCTGGCCGGGCTTGCGCCCATCAACGTCTACGCGGTGGAGACCACCCACCCGCAACTGGGCATCCCCACGCACTACAGCATAGCCCCCGGCTTGGCCTTCCGCGAACGGGACCGCAACCAGAGCCTGGGGCTGTTTGTGGGCCGCAAACTGGTGGAAGAAGCGGACGAAGCCACCGCGCGGCAAGGGTTGGACGTGCTGGCGGCAAGCTATCCCGGCGCGCACTTTTTGCCGTTTTTTGAAGGCCAGCTGGCCCTGCGCGCCCAGGACTGGAATACGGCCGCGTCCTTATTCGCCGCCGCCTGCCCTCTGCAGCCCGACCCGGACGCGCGCGCCCTGGCCACCTTTTATGGAGGCTATACCCAGACCCTGGCCGGGCGCTGGAAGGAAGCCATCCCCATCCTGGCCGCCGCCGCGGAGCTTTGCCCGGAAATGAAGGAATACGCCAACCTGCTGGGCGTGGCTAGGTTCAAGACCGGCGATTACGACGGCGCGGCCGCGGCCTTTGCCGCGGTGCTGCGGATGGACAAAGGCTCTGCCGTAGACCTGGCCAATCTGGGCCTGTGCGAAAAATTCCTGGGCAAAACAGCGGACGCCCGCGAGCACCTCTGGGCCGCCCTGGAGCTGGACCCCGGTCTGGACTTCGCCCGCCGCCACCTGGCTGAACTGGAAGAAAAGCAGTCTTAG
- a CDS encoding class I SAM-dependent methyltransferase, with product MTPDEELSALLARIRQDFDVAFEPLAVDDSTLEILSIRNMPTYINKLLQRKAVRDPLKDLPLWAKVWPGSFVLGRLLRKYAPEGKSLLELGAGCGVLSLVAARYGFARMVVSDVVEDALRFARANALHNGLGQRLETARVDVTAPGRDPRFPEGFDIIAASELLYLESLHRPLVKFVDRHLAPGGKALFCTDMARAQPHFAKLAAKTFRLTEGHIGVTAHGEDGQDQRRLYSILILERP from the coding sequence ATGACCCCCGATGAAGAACTGAGCGCCCTGCTCGCCCGCATCCGCCAGGATTTTGATGTCGCTTTTGAGCCCCTGGCCGTGGACGACAGCACCCTGGAGATACTGTCCATCCGCAATATGCCCACGTACATCAACAAACTTTTGCAGCGCAAGGCCGTGCGCGACCCCCTCAAAGACTTGCCCCTCTGGGCTAAGGTCTGGCCGGGATCTTTTGTACTGGGCCGCCTGCTGCGCAAATACGCGCCCGAAGGCAAAAGCCTGCTGGAACTGGGCGCGGGCTGCGGCGTATTGAGCCTGGTGGCGGCGCGCTACGGCTTTGCGCGCATGGTGGTGAGCGACGTGGTGGAAGACGCCCTGCGCTTTGCCAGGGCCAATGCCCTGCACAACGGCCTGGGCCAGCGCCTGGAAACTGCCCGGGTGGACGTGACCGCGCCGGGCCGCGACCCGCGCTTTCCGGAAGGATTCGACATCATTGCGGCCTCGGAGCTGCTTTATCTGGAGTCCCTGCACCGTCCGCTGGTCAAATTTGTGGACCGCCACCTGGCCCCCGGCGGCAAGGCCCTGTTCTGCACGGACATGGCCCGCGCCCAACCCCACTTTGCCAAGCTGGCGGCCAAAACCTTCCGCCTTACAGAGGGCCACATCGGCGTCACGGCGCACGGCGAAGACGGCCAGGACCAGCGCCGCCTGTACAGCATTCTCATTCTGGAGCGTCCATGA
- a CDS encoding rhomboid family intramembrane serine protease codes for MPAFASSRHSLPAGRWRVRRRPGSVPAFWRKVLEVDGAAGYARARDRLLVLEACRIPCRTATVGGALHVYVPPLLEQRARQELAEFVREQQPRPPETPWRACPHAYLSVLALLPLVLWHGWRVGWWPAPGLLPPPETWAAAGMLDAVRVRVFGEWYRAVTALTLHAGLTHLCGNVVFGALFLTLLARCTGAGAAVLLALLGGAAGNALTVPLRPGAFTSLGFSTALFAAIGGLAGAMARREGHWRKAMLPVAAGAALLAMLGTEGENTDYLAHVAGLACGLLLGLLVGGDARWHTAAWRQLAGFVLALALPAAAWVWAFAAAGR; via the coding sequence ATGCCTGCCTTTGCTTCTTCTCGCCATTCTCTGCCGGCCGGACGCTGGCGCGTGCGGCGCAGGCCCGGTTCCGTCCCCGCATTCTGGCGCAAAGTTCTGGAAGTGGACGGCGCTGCGGGCTATGCCCGCGCGCGCGATCGTCTGCTGGTGTTGGAGGCCTGCCGCATCCCTTGCCGCACGGCGACGGTGGGAGGGGCTTTGCACGTCTATGTGCCGCCTTTGCTGGAACAGCGGGCACGGCAGGAGCTGGCGGAATTTGTGCGGGAGCAGCAGCCGCGGCCGCCGGAAACGCCGTGGCGGGCTTGTCCCCATGCGTACCTCTCGGTGCTGGCCTTGTTGCCGCTGGTGCTTTGGCACGGCTGGCGGGTGGGCTGGTGGCCCGCTCCCGGGCTGCTGCCGCCGCCGGAAACCTGGGCCGCCGCCGGCATGCTGGATGCCGTACGGGTGCGGGTTTTCGGAGAATGGTACCGGGCCGTCACGGCCCTCACCCTGCACGCGGGCCTCACCCATTTGTGCGGCAATGTGGTTTTTGGAGCGTTGTTTCTGACCCTGCTGGCCCGGTGCACGGGCGCGGGCGCGGCCGTGCTGCTGGCCCTGCTGGGGGGGGCTGCGGGCAATGCGCTGACCGTGCCCTTGCGGCCCGGGGCTTTTACAAGCCTGGGCTTTTCCACCGCGCTGTTCGCCGCCATAGGGGGTCTGGCTGGGGCTATGGCCCGGCGGGAAGGGCACTGGCGCAAGGCCATGCTGCCCGTGGCCGCCGGGGCGGCCTTGCTGGCCATGCTGGGGACGGAAGGGGAAAATACGGACTACCTGGCCCATGTGGCCGGGCTGGCCTGCGGCCTGCTTCTGGGCTTGCTGGTCGGGGGCGACGCCAGATGGCACACGGCCGCCTGGCGGCAACTGGCGGGCTTTGTTCTGGCTCTGGCCCTGCCCGCGGCCGCCTGGGTGTGGGCTTTCGCCGCGGCGGGGCGGTAG